The Leptospira yasudae DNA segment ATAATTCCAACCCGCAAACGTTGTCGTACCTACGACAGACAACGTTGCGGCGTGTGCCGTTTTACAGTCTCTCGAACAGCCAGGTCCGCAGTTGATCTACGGGAATTCTTTCCTGGTTCATGCTGTCCCGCTCGCGAACGGTGACCGTATTGTCCTTTAGAGTATCATAATCTACTGTTATACAATACGGAGTTCCGATCTCGTCCTGTCTGCGATAGCGTTTTCCGATCGCACCGCCGTCGTCATATTCTATGTTTCCCAGTTTGGAGAGGTCCGCAAAGATCTCTCTGGATTTTTCGGGAAGTCCGTCCTTTTTCATCAGAGGGAAAACCGCCGCTTTCACGGGAGCGATTTTCGGAGAAAAACGAAGCACGGTTCTGGTTTCTCCGTCCGGAAGTTTTTCCTCTTCGTATGCGTCGGTCACGACTGCGAGAAAAAGTCGATTCACGCCTAACGCGGGTTCGACGACGTACGGAACATACTTCTGATTGTTGACCTGATCCTGATACTTCAGATCTTCCCCGGAAAATTTTTGGTGTTGGTTCAGATCGTAATCGGTTCTCGAAGCGATTCCCCACAATTCTCCCCAACCGAAGTTGTATTTGAATTCGATATCGGAGGTTCCTTCGCTATAAAACGAGAGTTCTTCCTTTTCGTGTTCTCTGACTCGTAAGTTTTCCTTTTTGATTCCCACTTGTTCCGTGAGCCAGCGCATACAATAGTCGACCCAGTGTTTGAACCATTCCTTTTGTGTTCCGGGTTCGCAGAAGAATTCCATTTCCATCTGTTCGAATTCTCTCGTTCTGAAAACGAACTGACGCGCCATGATTTCGTTTCGGAAGGATTTTCCGATTTGTGCGATTCCGAACGGAATCTTTCTTCTCGTGGTGGAGACGACGTTTTTAAAATTCAAAAAGATCCCTTGTGCGGTTTCGGGTCTGAGGTAGATATCCAACGCGTCTTCCGCGCTCGCTCCGTGCGAAGTTTTGAACATCAGGTTGAAGTCTCTGGCTTCGGTAAACGTTCCGCGTTGGCCGCAATTCGGGCAGGCGAAGTTGCTTTCCTTGATGACTTGGTTCATCTTTTCGAGAGTTAAGCCGTTCGCAAAACCCTCTCCCTTTTGATCCTCGAGGAACTTGTCC contains these protein-coding regions:
- a CDS encoding glycine--tRNA ligase, which produces MEKKESLDSSLKEIVSVCKRRGFVYPGSEIYGGLSNTFDYGPYGVELLQNLKQLWWKYFVHLREDVVGLDSSILLNPKVWEASGHVSNFNDPLIDCKNCKTRIRADKFLEDQKGEGFANGLTLEKMNQVIKESNFACPNCGQRGTFTEARDFNLMFKTSHGASAEDALDIYLRPETAQGIFLNFKNVVSTTRRKIPFGIAQIGKSFRNEIMARQFVFRTREFEQMEMEFFCEPGTQKEWFKHWVDYCMRWLTEQVGIKKENLRVREHEKEELSFYSEGTSDIEFKYNFGWGELWGIASRTDYDLNQHQKFSGEDLKYQDQVNNQKYVPYVVEPALGVNRLFLAVVTDAYEEEKLPDGETRTVLRFSPKIAPVKAAVFPLMKKDGLPEKSREIFADLSKLGNIEYDDGGAIGKRYRRQDEIGTPYCITVDYDTLKDNTVTVRERDSMNQERIPVDQLRTWLFERL